The Fulvivirga maritima genome segment ATGATTGGTCAGGATTCTGCCCTTTTACCTTATGGTTAATATTATATAAAAAAGATTCCTTTCTTTCTTCCAGAAACTCACGTACCCACCCTTTTTTTGATGGATTCATATTTTAGTTGATTAGTTGAATCTTCAATAATAATACAATTAAATAACTATTTCATTCTTTTTTAAATATATAACCAGGATTCAGCCGTATTTACAATCAAATGATAATCAAAGTGTTCACACATAATTTCAACCACAGTACCCAGATAATAATTGGATAGAATAGACAATATCAATATCTTCAAACACTGATATGAATAGTAACTTGTCTAGGAGCATAACCAAGCTGATCTACGCTACCATTTTATTCCTGATTAGCCTAGTAGTAGGTACAGGAGGATACATAGTGCTGGAAAATTATTCCTTTATAGATGCACTATATATGGCCGTGATCACTTTTGCCACAGTAGGTTATACAGAAGTAAATGCATTATCGGCCAGTGGAAAAATCTTCACGCTGGTATACATTATTTTTAATCTTGGCATTTTTGCGTATACTGTTTCTGTGCTATCCACCTTCTTGTTTGAAGGAGAACTAAGCCGTGTTTTTAAAAATTATATTTCTAACAGAGAAGTGAATAAGTTAAAAGACCATGTTATTGTATGTGGCTTTGGCAGAAATGGAGCCATGGCTTGCGAAGAGCTGCATAAAGCACAAAAAGAATTTGTAATTATAGAAAGGGATAATTCACTGATAGAAGCCTTTCCTTTAGATAGAAAATATTCATTCATCAACGGTAATGCTACGCTAGATGAAATACTTTTAGAAGCCGGCCTGGAGAGAGCCTCTACAGTGATCACCGCACTGCCTAGCGATGCTGACAACGTATTTATT includes the following:
- a CDS encoding potassium channel family protein; the protein is MNSNLSRSITKLIYATILFLISLVVGTGGYIVLENYSFIDALYMAVITFATVGYTEVNALSASGKIFTLVYIIFNLGIFAYTVSVLSTFLFEGELSRVFKNYISNREVNKLKDHVIVCGFGRNGAMACEELHKAQKEFVIIERDNSLIEAFPLDRKYSFINGNATLDEILLEAGLERASTVITALPSDADNVFITLTAKEINPRINVIAKASETNSEKKIIPRWGLSRGYA